A genomic segment from Fodinicola acaciae encodes:
- the hisC gene encoding histidinol-phosphate transaminase, with the protein MTLVRPDLVNLPAYVPGRKPADVLDAAGHPLPPARLASNEVPYGPLPGVPEAIAEAAADAHRYPDAGCMALRERLAGLHGLDISQVATGCGSVALAEHLVRATALTGDEVVFSWRSFEAYPIVVGSHSATPVRVPNTPSYAHDLAAMRAAVTDRTRLVFVCNPNNPTGTALHRDELVDFVDSLPSGVLVVIDEAYREFVTDADVPDGLELLPGREHVVVLRTLSKAWGMAGLRVGWLAGTPEVTEAIRKVITTFSVSSLAQAAALAALDQTAEMRRRCDLVIAERPRVLEGVRKLGFDAPDTQANFVWLPSGEATPAIVATCDRHGVIVRGFGTEGIRVTIGTPEENDRFLAALADAV; encoded by the coding sequence ATGACCCTGGTGAGGCCCGACCTGGTGAACCTGCCGGCGTACGTGCCGGGCCGCAAGCCGGCCGACGTGCTGGACGCCGCCGGCCATCCGCTGCCGCCGGCGCGGCTGGCCAGCAACGAGGTGCCGTACGGTCCCCTGCCCGGCGTACCGGAGGCGATCGCCGAGGCGGCCGCGGACGCACATCGCTATCCCGATGCCGGTTGCATGGCGCTGCGCGAGCGGCTGGCCGGCCTCCACGGCCTGGACATCTCGCAGGTCGCGACCGGCTGCGGGTCGGTGGCACTGGCCGAGCACCTGGTCAGGGCCACCGCGCTGACCGGTGACGAGGTCGTCTTCTCCTGGCGGTCGTTCGAGGCCTACCCGATCGTCGTCGGCAGCCACAGTGCCACGCCGGTCCGGGTGCCGAACACGCCGTCGTACGCTCACGACCTGGCTGCCATGCGCGCGGCGGTGACCGACCGGACGCGGCTGGTCTTCGTCTGCAACCCGAACAACCCGACCGGCACCGCGCTGCACCGCGACGAGCTGGTCGACTTCGTCGACTCGCTGCCGTCAGGTGTGTTGGTGGTGATCGACGAGGCCTATCGCGAGTTCGTGACCGACGCCGACGTGCCGGATGGCCTGGAGTTGCTGCCTGGACGCGAGCATGTCGTCGTGCTGCGTACGCTGTCGAAGGCCTGGGGCATGGCCGGGCTGCGGGTTGGCTGGCTGGCCGGCACGCCGGAGGTGACCGAGGCGATCCGCAAGGTCATCACGACCTTCTCGGTGTCGTCGCTCGCACAGGCCGCGGCCCTGGCGGCGCTCGACCAGACCGCCGAGATGCGCCGCCGCTGCGACCTCGTCATCGCCGAGCGGCCGCGCGTGCTCGAAGGAGTGCGCAAGCTCGGCTTCGACGCCCCGGACACGCAGGCCAACTTCGTCTGGCTGCCGTCCGGCGAGGCCACGCCGGCGATCGTCGCCACCTGCGACCGCCACGGCGTCATCGTCCGCGGCTTCGGCACGGAAGGCATCCGTGTCACGATCGGCACTCCGGAGGAAAACGACCGCTTCCTCGCGGCCCTCGCCGACGCCGTCTGA
- a CDS encoding RDD family protein, with protein sequence MTTPGWYRDPAEPDVRRYWDGEQWIGDGVPADAPVPTDPPKDGTPRYGGDTATKVDLSKPVVETDAPFPGWGGATGGGWGARPEDTERRPGYPVTPGYPPAGPNPPLGTLPGDVPAEQLAGLGTRLAARLLDILFVALLNVVVNGWFIYQYAQQITPLYQAYVRALETGDMSGLPSSAERATSDTSWLNLIITLIALGLWFAYEVPAVWNSGQTLGKRIMGIRVQFLLGQQMTFRISMVRWWVQALTLICSIVGPIIGLVDALWCLGDRPRRQCLHDKAVATIVVRKDARRPDEGEAR encoded by the coding sequence GTGACCACACCGGGCTGGTACCGGGACCCAGCTGAGCCGGACGTACGGCGCTACTGGGACGGTGAACAGTGGATCGGCGACGGGGTACCGGCCGACGCACCCGTGCCGACCGATCCGCCGAAGGACGGCACGCCGCGCTATGGCGGGGACACGGCGACCAAGGTCGACCTGTCCAAGCCGGTCGTCGAGACCGACGCACCGTTCCCCGGTTGGGGCGGCGCGACCGGGGGCGGCTGGGGTGCGCGGCCGGAGGACACGGAGCGGCGGCCCGGCTATCCGGTGACTCCCGGCTATCCGCCGGCCGGTCCGAACCCGCCACTGGGGACACTGCCTGGCGACGTACCGGCCGAGCAACTGGCCGGCCTCGGCACGCGGCTGGCCGCGCGGCTGCTCGACATCCTGTTCGTCGCGCTGCTCAACGTCGTGGTGAACGGCTGGTTCATCTACCAGTACGCGCAGCAGATCACGCCGCTCTACCAGGCCTACGTGCGCGCGTTGGAGACCGGCGACATGAGCGGACTGCCGAGCAGCGCCGAACGCGCCACCAGCGACACGTCGTGGCTCAACCTGATCATCACGCTGATCGCGCTTGGCCTGTGGTTCGCGTACGAGGTGCCGGCGGTGTGGAACAGCGGCCAGACGCTCGGCAAGCGGATCATGGGGATCCGCGTGCAGTTCCTCCTCGGCCAGCAGATGACCTTCCGCATCTCGATGGTGCGCTGGTGGGTCCAGGCGCTGACGCTGATCTGCTCGATCGTCGGTCCGATCATTGGCCTGGTCGACGCGCTGTGGTGTCTCGGCGACCGGCCGCGCCGGCAGTGCCTGCACGACAAGGCGGTGGCCACCATCGTGGTCCGCAAGGACGCCAGACGGCCGGACGAAGGTGAGGCGAGATGA
- a CDS encoding RDD family protein, with the protein MTSPTDPPANEQPETRQVPQPPPQPETQPETQPETQPPSLQKPAEPQQPASPAYGGAWSAPGAGYGTVLSSGSDYAAQPPPYPAGAGFPVTTVGGYPLAPQTDRLLARLIDVAITYVPNFVISLIVLVVPIVVMVLTRVEQPVWYVVAFVAGFSVSLLLNLLVVYYYEVIYQKQKGQTFGKLKMRIKILELETGAPAGTRALQKRFLAEYCVSMALVIPVLGWIVGSIASFYNYLNFLWCLWDKPYQQCLHDKYAKTVVIKVAE; encoded by the coding sequence GTGACTTCCCCGACCGACCCGCCGGCCAACGAGCAGCCGGAGACCCGGCAGGTCCCGCAACCGCCACCGCAACCGGAGACACAGCCGGAAACACAGCCGGAAACACAGCCGCCGAGCCTGCAGAAGCCAGCCGAGCCCCAGCAACCGGCGAGCCCCGCGTACGGCGGCGCCTGGAGCGCGCCGGGCGCGGGCTATGGCACGGTGCTGAGCAGCGGCAGTGACTATGCCGCCCAGCCGCCGCCATATCCGGCCGGAGCCGGCTTTCCGGTGACCACGGTCGGCGGCTATCCGCTCGCTCCGCAGACCGACCGGCTGCTGGCTCGGTTGATCGACGTCGCGATCACGTACGTGCCCAACTTCGTCATCTCGCTGATCGTGCTGGTCGTACCGATCGTCGTCATGGTCCTGACCCGGGTCGAGCAGCCCGTCTGGTACGTCGTGGCGTTCGTCGCCGGCTTCAGCGTGTCGCTGCTGCTCAACCTCCTCGTGGTCTACTACTACGAGGTGATCTACCAGAAGCAGAAGGGCCAGACCTTCGGCAAGCTCAAGATGCGGATCAAGATCCTTGAGCTGGAGACCGGCGCGCCGGCCGGCACGCGTGCGCTGCAGAAACGGTTCCTCGCCGAGTACTGCGTGTCGATGGCGCTGGTCATCCCGGTGCTCGGCTGGATCGTCGGGTCCATCGCCAGCTTCTACAACTACCTGAACTTCCTGTGGTGCCTCTGGGACAAGCCGTACCAGCAGTGCCTGCACGACAAGTACGCGAAGACCGTGGTGATCAAGGTGGCCGAGTGA
- a CDS encoding PadR family transcriptional regulator has protein sequence MHHGFGGPGFGRHGGFGPGGFGPGAGREFWRDFGGPGFGPGFGRGPRGRGRGRRSRGDVRTAVLALLLEQPMHGYQIIQEITERSGGAWKPSPGSVYPALQLLEDEGLVRTENADGRRVVQLTDAGREYAEARREELAAAFDALTDGPGDDVLEVRNLVGQVMMAFSQVMFAGTPAQIAEAKKVLTQARKSLYVILAQDDDTTDATGADTDEPTD, from the coding sequence ATGCACCACGGCTTCGGCGGTCCGGGTTTCGGCCGGCACGGCGGTTTCGGTCCCGGCGGCTTCGGCCCGGGCGCCGGTCGTGAGTTCTGGCGCGACTTCGGCGGCCCAGGTTTTGGTCCCGGCTTCGGTCGTGGCCCGCGCGGCCGCGGTCGTGGCCGGCGGTCCCGCGGCGACGTACGCACCGCTGTGCTGGCGTTGCTGCTCGAGCAGCCGATGCACGGTTACCAGATCATCCAGGAGATCACCGAGCGCAGCGGCGGCGCCTGGAAGCCGAGCCCCGGCTCGGTCTATCCGGCCCTGCAGTTGCTGGAGGACGAGGGCCTGGTCCGCACCGAAAACGCGGACGGACGGCGGGTCGTCCAGCTCACCGACGCCGGCCGTGAGTACGCCGAGGCGCGCCGCGAGGAGCTGGCCGCCGCGTTCGACGCGCTCACCGACGGCCCCGGCGACGACGTGCTGGAGGTCCGCAACCTGGTCGGCCAGGTGATGATGGCGTTCAGCCAGGTGATGTTCGCCGGCACGCCGGCGCAGATCGCCGAGGCGAAGAAGGTGCTGACGCAGGCACGCAAGTCGCTCTACGTCATCCTCGCCCAGGACGACGACACCACGGACGCCACTGGCGCCGACACCGACGAGCCGACCGACTGA
- the cysS gene encoding cysteine--tRNA ligase, translating to MSLRLYDSLSRSVRDFNPVTEGRVGMYLCGMTVDAAPHIGHLRGGLNFDVLLRWLRHSGYEVTYVRNVTDIDDKILRRSAEAGEDWWARASRIEGILRENYALLGCLPPTIEPRATGHVPEMIAMIGRLIAAGHAYAADGDVYFDVASWPAYGELSGQQVEAMQQGESAATGKRSAVDFTLWKGTKEGEPPTASWDTPWGPGRPGWHLECSAMAGKYLGAAFDIHGGGIDLVFPHHENEIAQSRADGQQFARFWLHNAWVTLAGEKMSKSLGNVLSIESVSRIARPVELRYYLATPHYRSTIAYSEDALREAVTAYRRIEDFVVRATERVGEVEIDKAELPAEFVEAMDDDLGVPRAVAVIHETLRVGNTALQGTDDDAVRTALRDVRAMLDILGLDPHDPRWTAGGGSDRQADRLRQVVDALVAGVLTARQDARKRKDFATADALRDQLKTAGVVVEDSPSGPRWTLES from the coding sequence GTGAGCTTGCGTCTGTACGACTCGTTGTCACGGTCCGTCCGCGACTTCAACCCGGTCACCGAGGGCCGGGTCGGGATGTACCTGTGTGGCATGACCGTCGACGCCGCTCCGCACATCGGCCACCTGCGCGGCGGCCTCAACTTCGACGTCCTGTTGCGCTGGCTGCGGCACAGTGGCTATGAGGTCACGTACGTCCGCAACGTCACCGACATCGACGACAAGATCCTGCGTCGCTCAGCGGAAGCCGGCGAGGACTGGTGGGCCCGCGCGTCCCGGATCGAGGGGATCCTGCGGGAAAACTACGCCCTGCTCGGCTGCCTGCCGCCGACCATCGAGCCGCGCGCGACCGGCCACGTCCCGGAGATGATCGCGATGATCGGCCGGCTGATCGCGGCCGGTCACGCGTACGCGGCCGACGGCGACGTGTATTTCGACGTGGCGTCCTGGCCGGCGTACGGCGAGCTGTCCGGCCAGCAGGTCGAGGCGATGCAGCAGGGCGAGTCGGCGGCCACCGGCAAGCGCAGCGCGGTCGACTTCACGCTGTGGAAAGGCACCAAGGAAGGTGAGCCGCCGACTGCCTCCTGGGACACCCCCTGGGGTCCGGGACGGCCCGGCTGGCACCTGGAGTGCTCGGCGATGGCCGGCAAATACCTCGGCGCCGCGTTCGACATCCACGGCGGCGGGATCGACCTGGTCTTTCCGCACCACGAAAACGAGATCGCCCAGTCGCGTGCCGACGGCCAGCAATTCGCGCGGTTCTGGCTGCACAACGCCTGGGTCACGCTCGCCGGCGAGAAGATGAGCAAGTCGCTGGGCAACGTGCTCTCGATCGAGTCGGTGAGCAGGATCGCGCGGCCGGTCGAGCTGCGCTACTACCTGGCCACGCCGCATTACCGCTCGACGATCGCCTACAGCGAAGACGCGTTGCGCGAGGCGGTCACCGCCTATCGCCGGATCGAGGACTTCGTCGTACGCGCGACGGAGCGGGTCGGCGAGGTCGAGATCGACAAGGCCGAGCTGCCGGCCGAGTTCGTCGAGGCGATGGACGACGACCTCGGCGTGCCGCGTGCCGTCGCGGTGATCCACGAGACGCTGCGCGTCGGCAACACCGCGCTGCAGGGGACCGATGACGATGCCGTACGGACGGCTCTGCGAGACGTACGCGCGATGCTGGACATCCTCGGTCTCGACCCGCACGATCCGCGGTGGACCGCCGGCGGCGGCTCCGACCGGCAGGCCGACCGGCTGCGGCAGGTGGTCGACGCGCTGGTCGCCGGCGTGCTGACCGCGCGCCAGGACGCCCGCAAGCGCAAGGATTTCGCCACCGCTGACGCGTTGCGCGATCAGCTCAAGACGGCCGGTGTCGTGGTTGAGGACAGCCCATCCGGTCCACGATGGACTCTGGAGAGCTAA
- the rlmB gene encoding 23S rRNA (guanosine(2251)-2'-O)-methyltransferase RlmB, which translates to MPGNSQPRNRRSSNKKGATKGTGGHSRKKLEGKGPTPKAVDRTGHPARRKANAAKRAAASRAGQPARPRTAPGRRSASAADAPELLVGRNPVAEALAARIPATALYVALGIDSDERVTTAIQLAADRGLSILEISRAELDRMTGGVLHQGIGLQVPPFQYAELDDVLAAVDADPLAGLLVALDGVTDPRNLGAVIRSAGAFGAHGLVLPARRSAGVTATAWRTSAGAAARLPVAKVTNLVRALNACKEAGFTVVGLDAAGEVDLDHFAAGVDPVVVVVGSEGKGLSRLVSETCDLRISIPMASGSESLNASIAAAVTLAEIARQRRV; encoded by the coding sequence GTGCCTGGCAACTCGCAACCCCGCAACCGGCGCAGTTCCAACAAGAAGGGCGCCACCAAGGGCACCGGCGGACACAGCCGGAAAAAGCTGGAAGGCAAGGGCCCGACCCCCAAGGCCGTGGACCGTACGGGACATCCGGCCAGGCGGAAAGCCAACGCCGCCAAGCGCGCCGCCGCGTCCAGGGCCGGGCAGCCGGCCAGGCCGCGGACGGCGCCGGGCCGCCGCTCGGCCTCCGCGGCGGACGCGCCGGAGCTGCTCGTGGGCCGCAACCCGGTGGCCGAGGCGCTGGCCGCGCGCATTCCGGCGACCGCGCTGTACGTGGCGCTCGGCATCGACAGCGACGAACGGGTCACCACCGCGATCCAGCTGGCCGCCGACCGCGGCCTGTCGATCCTGGAGATCTCCCGCGCCGAGCTCGACCGGATGACCGGCGGCGTGCTGCACCAGGGGATCGGCCTGCAGGTGCCGCCGTTCCAGTACGCCGAGCTCGACGACGTGCTGGCCGCGGTCGACGCCGATCCGCTGGCCGGCCTGCTGGTCGCGCTCGACGGTGTCACCGACCCGCGCAACCTCGGTGCGGTGATCCGCTCCGCCGGTGCCTTCGGCGCGCACGGCCTCGTGCTGCCGGCGCGGCGGTCGGCCGGCGTGACGGCGACCGCGTGGCGTACGTCCGCCGGCGCCGCCGCCCGGCTGCCGGTCGCCAAGGTGACCAACCTGGTACGCGCGCTCAACGCCTGCAAGGAGGCCGGCTTCACGGTCGTCGGCCTCGACGCCGCCGGCGAGGTCGACCTGGACCACTTCGCCGCCGGGGTCGACCCGGTCGTGGTGGTGGTCGGCTCCGAGGGCAAGGGCCTGTCGCGGCTCGTCTCGGAGACCTGTGACCTGCGGATCTCCATCCCGATGGCGTCCGGTTCCGAGTCGCTCAACGCCTCGATCGCCGCCGCCGTCACGCTCGCCGAGATCGCCCGTCAGCGCCGTGTCTAG
- a CDS encoding ribonuclease domain-containing protein produces the protein MTPHSGSTSRVRVRPAVLLALVALISALFVGLVSPAAVSAQPVALKAKALPTVALSSLPSQATDTVRLVQKGGPFPYRQDGTVFSNREGLLPQQSSGYYHEYTVKTPGSPDRGARRIITGGGSLTNPAHWYYTADHYASFSNVDITR, from the coding sequence ATGACCCCACACAGCGGCTCCACCTCACGTGTACGTGTCCGTCCGGCGGTCCTGCTCGCTCTGGTCGCCCTGATCTCCGCTCTGTTCGTCGGCCTGGTCAGCCCGGCGGCGGTGTCGGCCCAACCGGTCGCGCTGAAGGCCAAGGCGCTGCCGACCGTCGCGCTGTCCAGCCTGCCGTCGCAGGCGACCGACACCGTACGGCTCGTGCAGAAAGGCGGTCCGTTCCCGTACCGGCAGGACGGCACGGTGTTCTCCAACCGTGAAGGCCTGCTGCCGCAACAGTCCAGCGGTTACTACCACGAGTACACGGTGAAGACGCCGGGCTCGCCCGACCGTGGCGCCCGGCGGATCATCACCGGTGGCGGCTCGCTGACCAACCCGGCGCACTGGTACTACACCGCCGACCACTACGCCAGCTTCTCCAACGTCGACATCACCCGCTGA
- a CDS encoding ABC transporter ATP-binding protein, with amino-acid sequence MATVTYEGASRIYPGTTTPAVNKLNLEIGDGEFLVLVGPSGCGKSTSLRMLAGLEDVDEGAIKINDRDVSNLPPKARDIAMVFQNYALYPHMTVFDNMGFALKLKKTPKAEIKKRVADAAKMLDLEAYLDRKPKALSGGQRQRVAMGRAIVREPQVFLMDEPLSNLDAKLRVQTRSQIASLQARLGTTTVYVTHDQVEAMTMGHRVAVLKDGFLQQVDTPRALYDKPINAFVAGFIGSPAMNLKTVPLVDGGAQLGGIVVPLTREQVAAAGEGGAKTVTIGFRPEDLDIAGNGKSLDKEKDDAGFAINVELVEELGSDAYVYGIAEIGGDQERIVVRTEGRTPPQMGDRVSIAIKKGHEHVFHAETGERIEV; translated from the coding sequence ATGGCTACTGTCACGTACGAGGGGGCGAGCCGGATCTATCCCGGCACCACGACCCCCGCGGTCAACAAGCTCAACCTGGAGATCGGGGACGGCGAGTTCCTGGTCCTGGTCGGTCCGTCCGGCTGCGGCAAGTCCACGTCGCTGCGGATGCTGGCCGGTCTTGAGGACGTCGACGAGGGCGCGATCAAGATCAACGACCGCGACGTGTCCAACCTGCCGCCGAAGGCCCGCGACATCGCGATGGTCTTCCAGAACTACGCGCTCTACCCGCACATGACCGTCTTCGACAACATGGGCTTCGCGCTCAAGCTGAAGAAGACCCCCAAGGCCGAGATCAAGAAGCGCGTCGCCGACGCGGCCAAGATGCTCGACCTGGAGGCCTACCTGGACCGCAAGCCGAAGGCACTCTCCGGCGGTCAGCGCCAGCGCGTCGCCATGGGCCGCGCGATCGTACGTGAGCCGCAGGTCTTCCTGATGGACGAGCCGCTGTCCAACCTGGACGCCAAGCTGCGGGTGCAGACCCGTTCGCAGATCGCCTCGCTGCAGGCCCGGCTCGGCACCACCACCGTGTACGTCACGCACGACCAGGTCGAGGCCATGACGATGGGCCACCGGGTCGCGGTGCTCAAGGACGGCTTCCTGCAGCAGGTCGACACGCCGCGCGCGCTCTACGACAAGCCGATCAACGCCTTCGTCGCCGGCTTCATCGGCTCGCCGGCGATGAACCTCAAGACCGTGCCGCTGGTCGACGGCGGCGCCCAGCTCGGCGGCATCGTCGTACCGCTGACCCGTGAGCAGGTCGCCGCGGCCGGCGAGGGCGGCGCCAAGACGGTGACCATCGGCTTCCGGCCGGAGGACCTGGACATCGCCGGCAACGGCAAGTCGCTGGACAAGGAGAAGGACGACGCCGGCTTCGCGATCAACGTGGAGCTGGTCGAGGAGCTCGGCTCGGACGCGTACGTCTACGGCATCGCCGAGATCGGCGGCGACCAGGAGCGGATCGTCGTGCGTACCGAGGGCCGTACGCCCCCGCAGATGGGTGACCGGGTGTCGATCGCCATCAAGAAGGGCCACGAGCACGTGTTCCACGCCGAGACCGGCGAGCGCATCGAGGTCTGA
- a CDS encoding MinD/ParA family ATP-binding protein, which produces MTERPPTMWSPGNQSAPQPPQRHSQVYGSAARQQVPPDQPPSGWRRLFNRRRAEDGQEVSRRPQAPLADPLHLSPYPDPQVARLIDTVRMQIPGPRVIAFINPKGGAHKTTASVLTAASFGVLRRRGVLAWDDNELRGTLGLRAGTARHGRTIKHLLQDLPALEATGGPYPEELDAYLRRQDDGCFDVLASDEDPRIGRLLTKDTVHSVTSAVSRSHQIIIVDTGNNIDSDNWRTVVERADQLVVITLPREDAAFAADWMLELLVEDGYAAKVEHAVTVFSTPAPAVEQAAYADLASHFASRTRAVIQTPYDAALDHGGRIDYHALSPETRDAWVRVAAVIAQGL; this is translated from the coding sequence GTGACCGAGCGACCGCCGACCATGTGGTCACCCGGCAATCAGTCGGCTCCGCAGCCGCCGCAGCGGCATTCGCAGGTGTACGGCAGCGCGGCGCGCCAGCAGGTGCCGCCGGACCAGCCGCCGTCGGGCTGGCGCCGGCTGTTCAACCGCCGCCGCGCCGAGGACGGCCAGGAGGTCAGCCGCCGCCCGCAGGCTCCTCTCGCCGACCCGCTGCACCTGAGTCCGTATCCCGATCCCCAGGTCGCCCGGCTGATCGACACCGTACGGATGCAGATCCCCGGTCCGCGGGTGATCGCGTTCATCAACCCCAAGGGCGGTGCGCACAAGACCACCGCGTCGGTGCTGACCGCCGCGAGTTTCGGCGTGCTGCGCCGCCGCGGCGTACTGGCCTGGGACGACAACGAGCTGCGCGGCACGCTCGGCCTGCGCGCCGGCACGGCACGGCACGGCCGCACGATCAAGCACCTGCTGCAGGACCTGCCGGCGCTGGAGGCGACCGGCGGGCCGTATCCGGAGGAGCTCGACGCGTATCTGCGCCGCCAGGACGACGGCTGCTTCGACGTGCTGGCCTCCGACGAGGACCCGCGGATCGGCCGGCTGCTCACCAAGGACACCGTGCACAGCGTGACCAGCGCGGTGTCCCGCAGCCACCAGATCATCATCGTGGACACCGGGAACAACATCGACAGTGACAACTGGCGCACGGTCGTCGAGCGCGCCGACCAGCTGGTCGTCATCACGCTGCCGCGCGAGGACGCCGCGTTCGCCGCCGACTGGATGCTCGAGCTGCTGGTCGAGGACGGCTACGCGGCGAAGGTCGAGCACGCCGTGACGGTGTTCTCGACGCCGGCGCCGGCCGTCGAGCAGGCCGCGTACGCGGATCTGGCGTCGCACTTCGCCAGCCGCACGCGCGCGGTGATCCAGACGCCGTACGACGCGGCGCTCGACCACGGCGGCCGGATCGACTATCACGCGCTCTCACCGGAGACCCGCGACGCCTGGGTCAGGGTCGCCGCCGTGATCGCGCAAGGGTTGTGA
- a CDS encoding LacI family DNA-binding transcriptional regulator, which yields MTAQHAGQRSRRTATLASLAAELGVSRTTVSNAYNRPDQLSPQLRQRVLDTAKRLGYPGPDPVARSLRIRRAGAVGLLLTERLSYAFRDPGAVAFLEGLSFACEDARVGLLLVPAVEGASGTDPAVVARAAVDGFVVYSMPENNDFLQTVLDRPVPTVVVDEPAGVDGVDFVGVDDWAAMNALARHLVELGHRRVGVVSSAISPDASFGFASRDRQRAAGYHVVRNRLDGLRRSLEAVGVSWDDVPVMELPANDRTLAAQGAHKLLEAYPDRTAIVSITDIVALGVLDALAERGVSVPSQMSVTGFDDVPDAALAGLTTVRQPLREKGRVAGELLLDTGERPAPRTRMLTADLVIRETTGPVSE from the coding sequence ATGACAGCACAGCACGCGGGCCAGCGGAGCCGGCGCACCGCGACGCTCGCGTCGCTGGCGGCCGAGCTCGGCGTTTCCCGTACGACGGTGTCCAACGCGTACAACCGGCCCGACCAGCTTTCGCCGCAGCTGCGCCAGCGGGTCCTCGACACGGCCAAGCGGCTGGGCTATCCGGGTCCCGACCCGGTGGCCCGGTCGCTGCGCATCCGGCGGGCCGGCGCGGTCGGGTTGCTGCTCACCGAGCGGCTCTCGTACGCCTTCCGCGATCCCGGTGCGGTGGCCTTCCTGGAGGGCCTGTCCTTCGCCTGTGAGGACGCGCGTGTGGGGCTGCTGCTCGTGCCAGCCGTCGAAGGTGCCAGCGGCACCGACCCGGCCGTCGTGGCGCGGGCGGCGGTCGACGGCTTCGTCGTCTATTCGATGCCGGAAAACAACGACTTCCTGCAGACCGTGCTCGACCGGCCGGTGCCCACGGTCGTCGTCGACGAGCCGGCCGGCGTCGACGGTGTCGACTTCGTCGGCGTGGACGACTGGGCCGCGATGAACGCGCTCGCGCGACACCTGGTGGAGCTGGGGCACCGGCGAGTGGGTGTGGTCAGCTCGGCGATCAGTCCGGACGCGAGTTTTGGCTTCGCGTCGCGGGACCGGCAGCGCGCGGCCGGCTATCACGTCGTACGCAACCGGCTCGACGGCCTGCGCCGGTCGCTGGAGGCGGTCGGCGTGAGCTGGGACGACGTACCGGTGATGGAGCTGCCGGCCAACGACCGCACGCTCGCCGCGCAAGGCGCGCACAAGCTGCTGGAGGCGTATCCGGACCGCACGGCCATCGTGTCGATCACCGACATCGTGGCGCTTGGCGTGCTCGACGCGCTCGCCGAGCGCGGTGTGTCGGTGCCGTCGCAGATGTCGGTCACCGGCTTCGACGACGTACCGGACGCGGCGCTGGCCGGTCTGACGACCGTACGGCAGCCGCTGCGCGAGAAGGGCCGGGTCGCCGGCGAGCTGCTGCTCGACACCGGCGAGCGACCCGCACCGCGTACCCGGATGCTGACCGCCGACCTGGTGATCAGGGAAACCACCGGCCCGGTCTCGGAGTAG